In Nocardioides dokdonensis FR1436, the following are encoded in one genomic region:
- a CDS encoding GIY-YIG nuclease family protein codes for MAWTYILQCADDSFYVGSTVDLERRISQHDRGEGATYTRPRRRRPVRLVWAGEFSRKDDAFAYEKQIQKWGRAKRIALIEGRLGDLPGLARGRSLPPA; via the coding sequence ATGGCATGGACCTACATCCTCCAGTGCGCCGACGACTCGTTCTACGTCGGAAGCACCGTCGACCTCGAGCGCCGCATCAGTCAGCACGACAGAGGTGAGGGCGCGACGTACACCCGACCTCGCCGCCGACGCCCGGTCCGGCTGGTGTGGGCCGGAGAGTTCAGCCGCAAGGACGACGCGTTCGCTTACGAGAAGCAGATCCAGAAGTGGGGTCGAGCCAAGCGGATCGCGCTGATCGAGGGTCGGTTGGGCGATCTGCCTGGATTGGCGAGGGGGCGGAGCCTGCCGCCGGCGTAG
- a CDS encoding O-acetylhomoserine aminocarboxypropyltransferase/cysteine synthase family protein — translation MTHSPETLAVHAGQEEADPTTNARAVPIYQTTSYVFNDTDHAANLFALAEPGNIYTRIMNPTQDVFEQRMTQLEGGVGSLATASGSAATTYAVLNLCYAGDNIVALSTLYGGTYALFAHTLPQFGIEVRFVDPEKPEDLAKHVDEKTKMVFGETVGNPKINVIDLPAWSEAAHAQGLPFVVDNTAPTPYLVRPFDHGVDVVVHAATKFIGGHGTSIGGVIVDSGNFDWAAHSDRFPGLTKPDPAYHGAVWTDAAGPAAYIIRARTVLLRNTGAAITPMNSWLFLQGLETLHLRMERHSSNALRVAEYLSAHDDVSWVSYPGLPDSPYKEVADRIHTGKGYGGLLSFGVKAGREGGKKFIEALELISHLANIGDAKSLAIHNASTTHSQLSPEELEGAGVPEDMVRLSVGIENVDDIIADIEQALSATK, via the coding sequence ATGACGCACAGCCCCGAGACCCTGGCCGTCCACGCCGGCCAGGAGGAGGCCGACCCGACGACCAACGCCCGTGCGGTGCCGATCTACCAGACGACGTCCTACGTCTTCAACGACACCGACCACGCGGCGAACCTCTTCGCGCTGGCCGAGCCGGGCAACATCTACACCCGCATCATGAACCCGACCCAGGACGTCTTCGAGCAGCGGATGACCCAGCTCGAGGGCGGCGTGGGCTCGCTGGCCACGGCCAGCGGCTCGGCGGCGACGACGTACGCCGTGCTCAACCTCTGCTACGCCGGCGACAACATCGTGGCGCTCTCGACGCTGTACGGAGGCACCTACGCGCTGTTCGCCCACACGCTGCCGCAGTTCGGCATCGAGGTGCGGTTCGTGGACCCGGAGAAGCCCGAGGACCTCGCCAAGCACGTCGACGAGAAGACCAAGATGGTCTTCGGCGAGACCGTCGGCAACCCCAAGATCAACGTGATCGACCTGCCGGCCTGGTCCGAGGCGGCGCACGCCCAGGGCCTGCCGTTCGTGGTCGACAACACCGCCCCGACGCCCTACCTGGTGCGCCCCTTCGACCACGGCGTTGACGTCGTGGTGCACGCGGCGACCAAGTTCATCGGCGGCCACGGCACCTCGATCGGCGGCGTCATCGTCGACTCGGGCAACTTCGACTGGGCGGCGCACTCCGACCGCTTCCCGGGCCTGACCAAGCCCGACCCGGCCTACCACGGTGCGGTGTGGACCGACGCCGCCGGCCCGGCGGCGTACATCATCCGCGCCCGCACGGTGCTGCTGCGCAACACCGGTGCCGCGATCACCCCGATGAACTCGTGGCTGTTCCTGCAGGGCCTCGAGACGCTGCACCTGCGGATGGAGCGCCACAGCTCGAACGCGCTCAGGGTCGCGGAGTACCTCTCCGCGCACGACGACGTCTCGTGGGTCAGCTACCCCGGCCTGCCCGACAGCCCCTACAAGGAGGTCGCGGACCGCATCCACACCGGCAAGGGGTACGGCGGCCTGCTGAGCTTCGGTGTGAAGGCCGGGCGCGAGGGCGGCAAGAAGTTCATCGAGGCGCTCGAGCTCATCAGCCACCTGGCGAACATCGGTGACGCGAAGTCGCTGGCGATCCACAACGCCTCCACCACCCACAGCCAGCTCAGCCCCGAGGAGCTCGAGGGCGCCGGCGTGCCGGAGGACATGGTGCGCCTGTCGGTCGGCATCGAGAACGTCGACGACATCATCGCCGACATCGAGCAGGCGCTCTCCGCCACCAAGTGA
- the metX gene encoding homoserine O-acetyltransferase MetX, with translation MTQRVVLATEDDPLRLRGGKHLDHVEVVYETYGVLSPARDNAVFICHALTGDAHAAGHRRGEDPHTAKPGWWDRMIGPGKPVDTDRFFVIAPNILGGCSGSTGPMSLDPATGEPLYLDFPLLHVADLVAAHRRLLDHLQIETLYAAVGGSMGGMQVLQWVIDEPQRIERAVVVAASAKLTAENIAFSSVARQAIMADPEFHNGRYAEHGVVPRHGQKVARMMAHITYVSPESLQNRFGHERDSVGDDQWRLEPDFEVEHYLQHQGETFLGRFDSLSYLYLTRLMDYFDPFAEEPVAERLAGCTTRFQVTSFSSDWRFDTAQATRLTEQLQKHGVDADHAEIQSPYGHDSFLLDPPGYLDRVATFLGTP, from the coding sequence GTGACCCAGCGGGTCGTCCTCGCCACCGAGGACGACCCGCTGCGGTTGCGGGGCGGCAAGCACCTCGACCACGTCGAGGTGGTCTACGAGACGTACGGCGTGCTGTCGCCGGCGCGCGACAACGCGGTGTTCATCTGCCACGCGCTGACCGGTGACGCGCACGCGGCCGGCCACCGCCGCGGGGAGGACCCGCACACGGCGAAGCCGGGCTGGTGGGACCGGATGATCGGTCCCGGCAAGCCGGTCGACACCGACCGGTTCTTCGTGATCGCGCCCAACATCCTGGGTGGTTGCTCGGGCAGCACCGGCCCGATGTCGCTCGACCCGGCGACGGGGGAGCCCCTCTACCTCGACTTCCCGCTGCTGCACGTCGCCGACCTCGTCGCCGCGCACCGCCGGTTGCTCGACCACCTCCAGATCGAGACCCTGTACGCCGCCGTGGGCGGCTCGATGGGCGGCATGCAGGTCCTGCAGTGGGTGATCGACGAGCCGCAGCGCATCGAGCGCGCCGTCGTCGTCGCGGCCTCGGCGAAGCTGACCGCGGAGAACATCGCGTTCTCCTCGGTGGCCCGCCAGGCGATCATGGCCGACCCCGAGTTCCACAACGGCCGCTACGCCGAGCACGGTGTCGTCCCCCGTCACGGGCAGAAGGTGGCGCGGATGATGGCCCACATCACCTACGTCTCCCCGGAGTCGTTGCAGAACCGGTTCGGCCACGAGCGCGACTCGGTCGGCGACGACCAGTGGCGCCTGGAGCCCGACTTCGAGGTCGAGCACTACCTCCAGCACCAGGGCGAGACCTTCCTGGGCCGCTTCGACTCGTTGTCCTACCTCTACCTGACCCGGCTGATGGACTACTTCGACCCCTTCGCCGAGGAACCCGTCGCCGAGCGCCTCGCCGGCTGCACCACCCGCTTCCAGGTCACCTCCTTCAGCTCCGACTGGCGCTTCGACACCGCCCAGGCCACCCGCCTCACCGAACAGCTGCAGAAGCACGGCGTCGACGCCGACCACGCCGAGATCCAGAGCCCCTACGGTCACGACTCCTTCTTGTTGGATCCCCCGGGCTACTTAGACCGAGTAGCCACGTTCTTGGGGACGCCGTAG
- a CDS encoding DUF4012 domain-containing protein, whose amino-acid sequence MSRLRLIVLAVAGVGVLLLILAVLIGWQGLKVNSSLQEAVDDAATLQASLQGEDKDQIDADLAALQESSGEAAERTQGRIWSLATILPVIGDDAHGVKVASSVISDLSNDGLEPLARTATQLDAVLPQDGRIDPAVIESLHDPISRGAGALAEAASTLEAEDSSGYVERFRTKFRELQQQIGDAADATDAAAVALEVLPALLGQNEPKNYLLVFQNNAEIRATGGLPGVVSVVSTDDGDITLGRQESVGGFGERATPVLPLTKDEKKVFSDKLGTFFQDANFTPDWPRAAELMRARWQELYPEQIDGVLTVDTVAMSYLLEAIGPIEVGGYTINADNAVDILLHQVYLDIADSAGQDALFQEVASTVFDRISGGEVAEPRTLLRALVRAGDEGRAYVHLADDDEQALLLGRRITGATHDADGHASAIDVTLLDGTGSKMSYFLRSQVRGTTTGCMDGRMQVEVNARLVSDAPEDAASLPDYITGGGGYGVEPGKQLIAVGLFTPSGGEITQLRIQDKKYDGDSDTLGDREVSTAFVLLEPGKPQDVSWTLNILPTDVAVPLRVTPGIFPDNASSTVARGC is encoded by the coding sequence ATGTCGCGTCTTCGCCTGATCGTGCTCGCCGTTGCCGGTGTGGGCGTCCTTCTCCTGATTCTGGCAGTCCTCATCGGGTGGCAAGGCCTCAAGGTCAACAGTTCCTTGCAGGAGGCAGTCGACGACGCCGCGACCCTGCAGGCGTCGTTGCAGGGCGAGGACAAGGATCAGATCGACGCCGATCTGGCAGCCCTCCAGGAGTCCTCTGGAGAGGCTGCTGAGCGAACCCAGGGGCGGATCTGGAGCTTGGCTACGATCCTGCCCGTCATTGGCGATGATGCCCACGGAGTCAAGGTCGCGTCGAGCGTGATCTCCGATCTCAGCAACGACGGGTTGGAGCCACTTGCCCGCACAGCGACCCAGCTAGACGCCGTGCTCCCGCAGGACGGGCGAATCGACCCCGCGGTCATCGAGTCGTTGCATGACCCGATTAGCCGGGGCGCAGGCGCGCTGGCCGAGGCAGCGTCCACGCTCGAGGCCGAGGATTCCTCGGGATACGTCGAGCGCTTCCGTACCAAGTTTCGCGAGCTGCAGCAGCAGATCGGCGACGCCGCTGACGCAACGGATGCCGCGGCGGTCGCCCTCGAGGTCTTGCCAGCTCTCCTGGGGCAGAACGAGCCGAAAAACTACCTTCTTGTCTTCCAGAACAACGCCGAGATCCGAGCCACGGGCGGTCTTCCCGGCGTTGTGTCCGTGGTCTCCACTGACGACGGAGACATCACGCTCGGGCGCCAAGAATCGGTCGGTGGGTTCGGTGAACGTGCCACCCCGGTGCTGCCGCTAACCAAGGACGAGAAGAAGGTCTTCAGCGACAAACTTGGGACCTTCTTCCAAGACGCCAACTTCACCCCTGATTGGCCGCGAGCCGCCGAGCTGATGCGCGCGCGCTGGCAGGAGTTGTACCCCGAGCAGATCGACGGTGTGCTCACCGTCGATACCGTCGCCATGTCCTACCTGCTGGAGGCTATCGGGCCGATCGAGGTCGGCGGCTACACGATCAACGCTGACAACGCAGTGGACATCCTGTTGCACCAGGTGTACCTCGACATCGCGGACTCAGCTGGGCAGGACGCCCTCTTCCAGGAGGTCGCCTCGACGGTGTTCGATCGGATCTCTGGTGGCGAGGTCGCGGAGCCAAGGACGCTGCTGCGAGCGTTGGTCCGGGCCGGCGACGAAGGCCGAGCCTATGTCCACCTAGCCGATGACGACGAGCAGGCCTTGTTGCTCGGTCGCAGGATCACTGGTGCCACGCACGACGCGGACGGTCACGCCTCAGCCATCGACGTCACACTCCTCGACGGCACCGGCTCCAAGATGTCGTACTTCCTCCGAAGCCAGGTCCGCGGGACAACGACGGGCTGCATGGATGGGCGGATGCAGGTGGAGGTTAACGCGCGCCTGGTCTCGGACGCTCCAGAGGACGCGGCTTCGCTTCCTGACTACATCACCGGCGGCGGGGGCTACGGCGTCGAGCCGGGCAAGCAGCTGATTGCGGTCGGCCTGTTCACCCCGTCCGGCGGCGAGATCACTCAGCTCAGAATCCAGGACAAGAAGTACGACGGCGATAGTGACACGCTGGGAGATCGCGAGGTCAGTACGGCGTTCGTGCTCCTCGAGCCTGGCAAGCCCCAAGATGTGTCGTGGACACTCAACATTTTGCCCACGGATGTGGCAGTGCCCCTCCGCGTCACCCCCGGCATTTTCCCGGACAACGCGTCGTCCACTGTGGCGCGGGGGTGTTGA
- a CDS encoding polysaccharide biosynthesis protein — protein sequence MQTDQSTVLVTGGTGSFGSTMVRRLLDSDVREIRVLSRDELKQHEMRTVLSDSRVRFYIGDVRDEDSVHRATRGVDFVFHAAALKQVPSCEFFPMEAVKTNVIGSANVIEAANANGVHSVVCLGTDKAAYPVNAMGISKAMMEKVAQAFARNNPTATTTVSTVRYGNVMMSRGSVIPLFVAQLRAGQPLTLTDPRMTRFLMSLEEAVLLVEYAFENAHPGDLFIRKAPASTIEDLARAVAKALGVAPELKVIGTRHGEKLYETLATREELVRSEDQGDYYRVAVDARDLNYSEYFDEGDEEESSTDDYHSHNTARLDIDQVVELLLGLSAFRALVGDG from the coding sequence ATGCAGACCGACCAGTCAACCGTGCTGGTGACCGGAGGCACAGGTTCCTTCGGCTCGACGATGGTCCGTCGGCTATTGGATTCCGATGTCCGCGAGATTCGTGTTCTAAGTAGAGACGAGCTTAAGCAACACGAAATGCGAACCGTGCTCTCGGACTCGAGGGTGCGGTTCTACATCGGCGACGTCCGAGATGAGGACAGCGTTCACCGGGCTACGCGAGGTGTTGACTTCGTCTTCCACGCCGCCGCCCTCAAGCAGGTCCCCAGTTGCGAGTTCTTTCCGATGGAGGCGGTGAAGACCAACGTCATTGGAAGCGCGAACGTCATCGAGGCGGCCAATGCTAACGGGGTTCACAGTGTGGTCTGTCTGGGGACGGACAAAGCTGCCTACCCCGTCAATGCCATGGGCATCAGTAAGGCCATGATGGAGAAGGTCGCTCAGGCGTTTGCTCGCAACAATCCGACCGCCACCACGACGGTATCTACCGTCCGTTACGGCAACGTCATGATGTCGCGTGGGTCCGTTATCCCGCTTTTCGTGGCCCAACTGAGGGCGGGCCAACCACTAACACTGACGGATCCACGAATGACCAGGTTCCTGATGTCGCTGGAGGAGGCAGTGCTGTTAGTCGAGTACGCCTTCGAGAACGCTCACCCTGGTGATCTCTTTATCCGTAAGGCGCCGGCCAGCACGATCGAGGATCTGGCTCGCGCCGTGGCGAAGGCTTTGGGCGTGGCGCCCGAATTGAAGGTCATCGGCACACGTCACGGAGAGAAACTGTACGAGACGCTGGCCACGCGCGAAGAACTCGTACGATCGGAAGACCAAGGCGACTATTACCGGGTCGCGGTAGACGCTCGCGACTTGAATTACTCAGAATACTTCGACGAAGGCGACGAAGAGGAGTCGTCCACTGATGACTACCATTCGCACAATACTGCGCGCCTCGATATCGATCAGGTAGTCGAGTTGCTATTGGGACTCTCAGCCTTTCGAGCGCTCGTGGGCGACGGGTGA
- a CDS encoding UDP-phosphate glycosyltransferase gives MNSFFISLALTLILVGVFILLLRDNFVDVPNARSSHRRSIPRGGGVAVVAAIAGVSALTVDLGAGMVGLVTAACVLAAVGLIDDWRSLPSSIRLFAQLMTTSVLAVLLVASGEASWWLVLPLAVGMTGFVNAFNFMDGVNGISGLNAAAIGLWWAWAGNAEGQSAIAALGLILAGAAIGFLPWNIPKARVFLGDAGSYGIGVLIAGLSALAVVEGLPWWWALAPLVVYGADTGWALVKRARAGKPLAEAHRGHVYQRLVDGGWPHIAAATACAGATILVCLAAGAARVSLAWWAVALVALIVMAYLSSARLVETARRGS, from the coding sequence ATGAACAGCTTCTTTATAAGTTTGGCTTTGACCCTGATTTTGGTGGGCGTGTTCATCCTGCTGCTGAGAGACAACTTCGTCGACGTGCCAAACGCCAGATCCTCGCATCGACGGTCGATCCCGCGGGGCGGGGGGGTGGCGGTGGTGGCCGCCATCGCGGGAGTGTCCGCTTTGACGGTCGACCTCGGCGCGGGCATGGTCGGGCTCGTTACGGCTGCCTGCGTGCTCGCGGCCGTAGGTTTAATCGATGATTGGCGCTCATTGCCGAGCTCCATTCGACTATTTGCCCAACTTATGACCACGAGTGTGCTGGCGGTGCTTCTCGTCGCATCAGGGGAGGCTTCGTGGTGGCTCGTGCTGCCCCTGGCGGTCGGCATGACGGGTTTCGTGAATGCCTTCAACTTCATGGATGGCGTCAATGGCATCTCTGGACTCAATGCAGCGGCGATCGGCCTCTGGTGGGCCTGGGCGGGGAACGCCGAGGGCCAGTCCGCAATCGCAGCGCTCGGTCTGATCCTCGCTGGGGCTGCCATCGGTTTCTTGCCATGGAACATCCCGAAGGCCAGAGTGTTTCTAGGTGACGCGGGGAGCTATGGGATCGGGGTTCTTATTGCTGGATTGAGCGCTCTTGCTGTCGTGGAGGGACTTCCATGGTGGTGGGCCCTCGCCCCCCTGGTCGTTTACGGTGCCGACACAGGCTGGGCGCTGGTGAAGCGTGCGCGGGCGGGTAAGCCACTCGCCGAAGCGCACCGCGGGCACGTGTACCAGCGGCTCGTGGACGGTGGCTGGCCTCATATAGCGGCAGCCACCGCATGCGCGGGGGCAACCATTCTTGTGTGCCTTGCCGCTGGTGCGGCTCGGGTGTCACTTGCGTGGTGGGCCGTCGCACTGGTCGCTTTGATTGTCATGGCCTACTTGAGTTCAGCTCGCCTCGTTGAGACCGCGCGGAGGGGCTCGTGA
- a CDS encoding glycosyltransferase family 4 protein, which yields MKIAFITQWYDPEVGSAALPGAIVRALVRRGHSVEVITGFPNYPTGEIYAGYKVRPYSREVIRGVTVHRVPLYPSHDGSALRRVLNFLSFMLSVSSLGALLARRGQVALVYSTPGTVGMAGLVLRRLLGRPFVLFIQDVWPDTVTATGMLPARFVKPSEWLLHRFCNATYRAAGHIAVISPGMKTLLLKRGVPADKVSVVFNWVDEEVFRPRHGKAREASSPLEVMYAGNIGDVQGLDTALRAVAAASAQADIVLRIIGTGVALESLIALAAELDISDRVRFEGPRLLDQMAEVMASADVQLVCLKDDPLFALTMPSKIQAILACGRPILTCAPGDAAALSVESGAGWACPAGDVEGLARLMVEASRLSARALADRGRAGRQFYESHLSAIAGSESLEIALSKALETA from the coding sequence GTGAAAATTGCATTCATTACCCAATGGTATGACCCGGAGGTAGGTTCAGCTGCGCTGCCGGGGGCAATTGTCAGAGCGCTCGTCAGGCGCGGCCACTCGGTTGAAGTGATTACAGGCTTTCCAAATTATCCGACAGGGGAAATCTACGCGGGCTACAAAGTGCGTCCTTATAGCCGTGAAGTCATTCGCGGTGTCACGGTTCATCGTGTTCCGCTGTACCCGAGCCACGACGGGTCCGCTCTCCGCCGCGTACTGAATTTTCTCTCCTTCATGTTATCGGTCAGCAGCCTGGGTGCTTTGCTCGCAAGGCGAGGGCAGGTTGCCCTCGTCTACTCCACTCCCGGCACGGTGGGTATGGCGGGGCTCGTGCTTCGCCGACTGCTGGGCCGGCCATTCGTACTGTTCATCCAGGATGTTTGGCCAGACACAGTCACGGCCACCGGCATGTTGCCTGCTCGTTTCGTTAAGCCTTCCGAATGGCTCCTTCACCGCTTCTGCAATGCTACCTATCGAGCCGCCGGTCACATCGCTGTGATCTCGCCAGGTATGAAGACGCTGCTTCTTAAGCGAGGCGTGCCGGCAGATAAGGTGAGCGTCGTATTCAATTGGGTTGACGAGGAAGTCTTCCGGCCGCGTCACGGTAAGGCTCGCGAGGCTTCCAGCCCCCTGGAAGTGATGTATGCCGGCAATATCGGGGACGTTCAGGGGCTCGATACCGCCCTGCGTGCCGTGGCAGCGGCGTCAGCACAGGCGGACATTGTCCTGCGGATTATAGGGACGGGCGTTGCGCTCGAGTCCCTCATTGCGTTGGCCGCCGAGCTCGATATTTCGGATCGTGTCCGCTTTGAGGGCCCTAGGTTGCTCGACCAGATGGCCGAGGTCATGGCAAGTGCTGACGTACAACTGGTGTGCCTCAAGGACGACCCTCTCTTCGCCCTAACGATGCCCAGCAAGATCCAGGCGATACTCGCCTGTGGGAGGCCGATTCTGACCTGTGCGCCGGGAGATGCCGCCGCGCTTTCCGTGGAGTCTGGCGCAGGGTGGGCATGCCCGGCAGGCGACGTGGAGGGATTGGCGCGACTGATGGTTGAAGCCAGTCGTCTTTCAGCGCGCGCTCTTGCTGATAGGGGGCGCGCGGGCAGGCAATTTTACGAGTCGCACCTGTCGGCAATTGCTGGCTCTGAGTCGCTTGAAATCGCCCTTTCGAAAGCACTGGAGACCGCGTGA